From Branchiostoma floridae strain S238N-H82 chromosome 5, Bfl_VNyyK, whole genome shotgun sequence:
ACACATTCTGCAGGATTCAATCACATATATGTAGCGACGGAACGTTTGCATCAAAGACTGACATGTGAGTTGTAGAGTCGGTGACAAAAACATCATCAGAGTATGATCTCCGAGGGTTATTTGATGTTTGCCTCCGTGGTTATGTTGGAATATAACAACTAGTCGGACGAATTGACGACACGTCTGTCTTGTGACACGATCAAACCAAGACTCTTTTATTTTGAATCACATTACTGGTCGCGTTCTGACGGTTCTAGAACACCCTTCCCCAAACAGGTATAGATCACCCGCTCGAAGAAGGGTCGCCAGAACGcgacagttacaataaacaaatacaatacattacagttATACTGACATCACAAAGAATGTCTCAATAACACTTAACGATGAATTCCAGATAACAAATAACGCGTTGCATAGAGTTAAAATGTCCTATAACGCTTCGCGAACAATATGCCAATAACGTTTTAAAGTTGGATTAGAGTGGGCTGGCTCCGATTAACAGTGAATTAAAATAGCTCTTAATGATCAAGGCAAAAGGGCATGCAGACCTGCAAATGCAGGGTATGGAGCTTAGCTGTCGCTGGCTTGATCCTGAGCCCTATATGTTCATGCTTAGGCTTACCCCTTGCAGCAGCATCCTTTTGGTCAAGTTCAAGTCTAAATAGCACTGAAAGTCAGATCTTTGAATGTTGACATGTAGTAGGACTGTGTCCATGTGGTGTATTAAAGTGGCCTGCACATTTAGCTACTTTGCCACATCCATACAGCTGGTGGCTCAAGTTTGTGTCAGGGTCTGGACATCTCTGGAAAAGAGTTGCATCGCCCTTTTAGATGCCAGGCACGTGAACCCGGCAACCCCTGTATGAGGGAGCTTATGGTGTCAAACCtatgcacgtaaaagaacccaacacacctATTGAAAAAAAGTGTGGGTGactattcatatatatatatatatatacatatattcttgGCTGAATTGCCAAGCTATAGTAAGGCTGCATGGTATTCTTAATAGCAAAAGAATATGCTTCATCTTCAGTCTGAGATGGCCCGACTTACCTTTTGTACtgcatgcatgtacagtacctTAACTGTGTGGTAAATTGTTCCTTTCTTCTCTCTTTACAGTGACTACTCAACATGGATACAGCTGTAGACATAGATGGTGCTGACGGTATGGACCAGGGGACCACGGAGTGCCAAAAAGCACACAGACAGGCCAGCACCTCCCTCAACATTCCCAGATTGAACATGGAGGTCTCTGACAGTCAGGTACTAGTTCAGGTAGGCCAAAACTTACAATCTCTTTTTACTAAGCTTGGTTCCTTTGGTATTCCATAACATCCATTAATAAAAGTTAACAGGTGCAAAAACTTCCCACTCATCTGTATCCTGTTATACAATACAGAGGATGTTACATAATACAGAGGATATTATAATTGTCATACAATACAAAGTACTAATGTTATGTTATACAATACAGAGTATGTTATGCAAGAGTTATGTAAGCCACTTCTCCAGCAGGTTACAGAAATAAATTGTCAATAAGAGAGCTGATATTCATGTACAATGGGGCAGACATGTACTTAACACCCCCAGAGTGCTTATTatgtgtacacatgtatgtatattgttaTGCCATCAGGTACTTAGTCAGTTAGTGGCACTTTATGGAGCTTTATGGCAGTatggatggaggaagagagaggTTGTGTAATCAAAACCTTTTATTTGAAGCTCAAAATCGTGAATGTTTCTAATATTTAAGGCATTGAGCTTTAGTCTGATGTAAGGACAGTCAGGAAGTGATCCAGACATACTGTTGTATGTGCAAATTGCGGGCCAGATACATGCAGTTTATGTTAAATACACCACGTGTCTACTGTTACTGTCGTTATGGTAAACTGTACCCTTTTAAACTGTCTTGACATCTTTTTATTTTGACTGACCCCTCTGGAACATCTAGAATGGGATAAGTCCTTACTTCTGTTGTTATGTAGTTTGCAGACCATCTTAGAATATGATATTTTCTAACAAACAGATTTTCTTTTGTGCCAATTGTTCTCCTGTATGCCAATACAGGGCCAAATTGACTCAGCACAGACAgatgctttgtacagtgtggAGTGGTTACagaaacaaatgaaagaaagaaaccaTGGGGAGACAGTTGTTCCCAACTCCAGGTTAGCATACTGcttttgtatttgtttatttaacaATTTTTCCATTGTATTTTACTATCAATGATAATTGTTTTTAATGGACATAGATAGCAAAGTCCATAGAATTCTTCATCAAAATCAGTTATTGTTAAAACCTTAGTTTGCTTAGTACATCACTTCCATTCCAAACCAGTGTTCCCTTTGTCAATTTCATCTGTGGTCAGATGATTTTAAAGTCATGTAGTATGATACAAGCATCTAACTCCCTCTGCTCTACAGGATTCTGCGCAGGTTGTTCTCCTCGGCCATGGCACATCGGCTGAGAGCACAGTCCCCCCACAAGTACAGGAACGCCCTGCTCCTCAAGGACCACCTGGACATCCTGTACACCATCTTCCATGGCAAGGCCCCTCAGGAGACAGCCAACCCCTTCCTTCTCAGTCTCATTGAAGAGTATGAGAGGATGAAGCTTGCTGAAGCAAAAGGTGAGTTTTATAAAGATTTCatacactatttttgtacacaaaGTGAAGTGctcaccaacaagcttttgatcaatCTTCTGATCCTTCTTGGGAAGTCTCTGTCATGTGAACGGAATGGAAGTGTGCAACAGGTTGTCCAACAGTTGGTATTGGTACCAACAACCAAGtcgatacatttgtatctatctTGGCACCTTTAACCCGTTGCTGATGTCACACGTCCATTCAGGTCACATGACATTGGGTCATTTTAACTTGAGAAGGGTCTGAGgtctgatcgaaagcttgttggtgaaCACTTcactttgtgtacagaaatagtGTATAAAAGCTTACAGTGTCAATTACTGCAACTGCCAACTTTCAATTGAACAAGTAAGTTTGGGTACCAAATATCTTCTTATCAAATAGAGATAGTGACATGGAAATCATAGATTAGAAACTTAGAGAACTCTTTTCCATGTAATGGATTACAGATCTTGTGAAGGCTTCATAGGTTTCAGCATTTTTGTATCAACTCATCtctttttgcataatttgcatgacAATTACAATGGAGTATGGTGTTGCATTTTGTTTAATATACAGGTTCATCAAATTCTTGTGTTTCTGTCACAACCGCTACCACAGCTACTAGTATGACAGCTTCATTGTCATCTACATTAAGTGTGCAGGGTAAGGAACATCATTTCTCACTCATTGTTGTAATATTACATCTGCACATTAATGCtttgtactactagtatgcaGCTGTTCATGTTCCTATTTTTTCCATGTAGCCATATCCAGTAACCTTAACTGCTGAGTTGCCTTCATACATAGACTGAACGGTGTCAATGGAGAAATAATATAGTGTATGATTTGTTTTCTTATAGCTCCTGTAGACAACTTCTCATCTGACAAGGAAGACAGCTGTACAGTTCAGACACAGCAGCAGGACAGTAAGGACAGTCCTAGTCATGCTGAAACCCAGGCAGAGAACCCCAGAACTGTCAAAAATAGTGGAGATGTGGAAGGCAGAGCTGACAAACAAACTGAAGCAATCGATGGAAGCACAAACTTTAAGACTTCTGCCAAGAAAGTGACACCTAAAAAAGGGATGATTAGGATGGGCAATCGCTGCTACTCTTGTTTTGAGTGTTATGATGTCTTTAAGAACTCTATTGAGTTGAGGATGCACTTCCTCCTCCATCACCCCTCACGCCTTCCTTACATTGATGGAGAGGATGACATCTTGGAGGCCAGGCAAGTCATCCAGGCTACGGTGGAGAGGGGGGAACATATCGACTTTCACTCCATCTCCCTCCAGTTTCCCAGCATCACTGAGGAGGAGTTTCTGAGGACCAAAAATAGCTGCATGTCTCTAAAGGATAAGATACAAACAACTGTTCAGGGCCTTCTGCCTTCAACACACAGTATCAAGTTTGTACAGAACCCTATGTCAGTTACAACAGTTGATAGTGCTGTATCAAAGTCAATGTTAAATGGTAGGGAGGAATTGTGTGATGTAAACAGAGAAACTGCTCTAGATTTGTCAGCTAAGAGTAAAGATGATGTAAATATTGGAAGTGTAGAAAGGAAGCCATGTGTGCCATTACACCACTACGATATGAAAAGTACCCATTCATTGTCAAAAGTCGAAAGTGATAAAGGTCCATCACAATTAATTGTTAAAGTAAAACAAGAACCTAATGATCTACATGAGTTTGGACGTGACCTCCATGACAAAGAGTGTTCAAGAGCTCCTCCTAAACTACTTCAGGAAAAGGTGAAGAAGGAGACTGCAGACAAAGGTGTAGATCCCATGCCTTTAAGTATCTATTTGAGACAGGCAAATGCTGCAAACACAgatgcagaaaaaaagacagagTTACAAAAAGGGCCCAGTGGTAGCTTACAGATCCTCAACACAGATGTGAAGATGGAAATAAAAAGAAGATTTGATGATCACAATGAAGGACACCCCGTCAAGAAAACATCATCTACCAGGAGGAAAAATACTCGACCAAAGAGGATGAGAGTTGACAGTGACTCCTGGGAAGATGCAGGTACTGGCACTGGGACAGAGAAGGCCATTGAACACATGCAGCCATGGGCTGACCAGGCAGggacaggttttaaaaaagaaacctTGGCAGCTTCAGAAAATTCCTCATCATATTTTGACAATGCCTTCAGTGAAGAAGTTGAAAGTCTTGACAAAAGTGTGAAGGGGAAAACAGCAGCTTTATTTAAGGTTAAGATGTGTGTTGATTGTAACAAGACCTTCAGAAGCCACGTGGACCTCAAAATGCACGTGTTGCGTAACCACCCAGAGAAGCTTCCTCTGCTGAACTGGCCAGCTGAAGACTTTCCAAGCACCAAACCTCCTGATGGTTTTGCAGAGGACAGCAGACCTGGGCTGATCTACTGTACAGAATGTGACTCTACATTCAAGATGTTCATGGATCTGAAGATGCATGTGATGCAGGTCCACCCAGAGAAGCTACCCGACTTTGAGTGGCCTAACAGGGACCAGATGAGGAAGCGGGGAAACCCTTACAGGAGAAGCAAGAGAGCCAGGCAGCCAGGCCGTAAGATGAAGAGAGGGAGGAGTAGATCTCCAAAGGGAAGAAGCCAAGAAAGAGAAATGACTTCATCAGGGTCTGACAGACAAGAGGAGGAGCAGTTTGCACAGGATGGGTCCTTAGATTTGAGGATAAGGAAATCTGTAAAGAAAGAAACGAGCAGTGAAATTTTAGACCTGAGTGTGCGCAAAGTTCCAACTTGCATTACAGGAGTAAATAGCTACAGCAACCCCTCAGCAGATGGCTCTATACCAGCAACAGGATACAAACAGTTTACAGAACATGTGCCAGGCAGAAAGCGAGGACACAGATGTTCTCTATGCCATGAGACGTTCGCTTTACTTGTAGAGCGCAAAATGCATGTTCTGCAGTGCCATCCTGAGAAACTGTCAGACTTCAACATGAGAGATGTGCCACAATCCAGCACTACTACAGAGCATGATCTGTGGACAAAAGAAGTGCCTAACGGAAGGGGAAAGAACAAGTATACCAGGAAGTGCCCTATGTGTACCAAAGAATTCAGGTCTCTCACTATGTTGAAAAAGCATGCATTGGCAAAGCATCCTGGAGGGCTTGCTGAAGTGTGTAGAGATAGCACCCCTGTCAGTTATGGCAGTGTGTTATCATTTGTACCTCCAAGCAGAGTGAAAAGTTCCAATGGAGCAAGCAGTGGTGATTTCAACGAGATTGTAGCAGCCAACACCAGAGTCCACAGAGCAAGAGCAATGAAGCGTAAGTGCCCAGCCTGTGGTGCTTGTTTTAAAGCCCTGTCTCGTCTGAAACAGCACGTCTTGTTGGAACATCCGTCAAAGCTGGGGGAGGTCTGTGAACCAGATGAGGAACCTCCGTTCAGACTTTCATCAAGTACGCCCAAGACTGTGTCTTGTTCAGAATGTGGTGCAGGGTTTGCCACCCCCATTGAACTGAAGAGTCACTTCCTCAAACACCATCCCTCCAAATTCACAGATGTGTTAAAGCCTTTGGCATCTGATCTTCCCGTTGTGAAAAGATTTGGTGACCAGTTTGTTGTCCTGAAAGACAGTCTGCTGTACAGACATATGTGTGAAGAGTGCGGTGTGGGCTTCGCCACACAGGAGGCAAAGATGACTCATGTACAGGTGGAGCACCAAACCCAGGGGAGCAGCTACAGTGCTGCTCTTCAGGTGCTAGTCAACACAAGAGCCACCAAGTTTCGGGGAAAGATGCATCTGTGCCCGCAGTGTGGTACGGGCTTCAGTACAGAGATCGAGCGGAAGCGACATGTCCTAGAACACCATCCGGGCCAGTTTGCAAAATTTGCAGAGGTGGTGGACCCCCTGAACCTGCAGGTGACAGAGCCTGTGTCTGGAGAAGGTGACAAGACAAAATTCACACAGCTTAGTGGGTATTCCAAGAAGTCTCTGTGGGGTATCCCCTGTCCCGCCAACTGTGAGACACGCTGTAAGACGTGGTTGGATCTTAAGAAGCATGTCCTGATGCACCACCCCTCCTGCTTCGGAGAAGTCTGCAGGTACAGCCAAGAGGACATAACAAGACTCGTGCTGGAGAAAACATCAACTGTAAAGGCGGAGAAGGGCAGTGGCACTGAAGACATCAACACAGAGGATGGAAATATAGTGAAAACTCTGTTGACTGGGCACAGGCTGATTCAGGCTGCACTGTCGCAGTCCTCCATACATCAGGGTGAAGTCAGTAATGATAAAGTTGTTAAACAGGAGCACAGTGCCAAAAACGAAAGGGTAGACCACAACACCAGCTCACCCAATGGTGTGACTCAAACAAATGGAAAAGGAGACTCAATGGAGAAAACTAATACTCGGCACGTAAGGCGACACTGGTGCCCCGACTGCCACATGCCGTTTTCCAACTTCTTGGACCTgaagtttcatgtcatgatgaAACACCCTGCCAAACTTCTCACACTGAACGTTCCAGAGAAGAACGTCCAGCAGCAGCCAGCAGGGATGGAACCAGTGGACAGCAAAGAGTCCCAGAATGCTCTACCCAGTACAAACAGTGGGGAGACCACACCGCACAGTGTGTTGCGTAAAGGTGGCAACAAGAGGCCGACAGAGAAAACAGATCTAACGCATGAGGAgctcacactcacagaacaggTGCAGGCACATGGAACCACAAGACGGCTTCTCCTTCCTAAGCCAGGCAAGGCATGGACCAAAAGTCAGCAGATGCGGCTTAAACAGAAAAGTCTGTCAGAAGAGGCCACGAAAACCAAGTACTCCAGAAAAGTGAGATGGCAGTGCCCAGAATGTAAAAGCCTGTTTGACCATTTTCTTGGCCTGAAAGCGCACGCAGTAGAAAGTCATTCCTTCATGTTGCCCTTGCTTGATCCAGAAACCACCAAGATCAGACTTGACAGGAAGGTCTCTAAAGACTTGGTGGGAGAAACAGAAATCGTCCAGAGTACATGTTAGGGTTATGATTAAGTATCAAACACAGTCCCAGGCTGCTCTTTAGCAAATGAATTATGTTGACCTCCATTTCTGTTCATAAGAAACCTCAGGAAACAGAGTCTATTCATACAGTCTATCAAAGTTTTAATGAGTGAATGCTTACTTGCATTGTATGTACTTTGTTGTTATTGGTGATGTAGTAACTTTGTGAACAAAAAATAAGCATAAAGATGAGTGTTTAAATCGCCATAACCAAGAATATACTCAATGtgtgattatatttcagccataccataggtatggtgaaatatattgtattcgtaatgtttctttctttcttctttctttctttctcctgtcaaatcttcagaacacggtatctccgttgttcctcaaccgaatgacttgaaatttggcacaagggtagagtgggccaataccctcggacgtttttttcactttttccatatctgtctcttaaatgattttattaaggttttttggtcatcttaaggccaaaactgtatatttgggccccctgtaccctggtataaTAACCGAattagctgaaatttggcacagatgtgccttgataagtcccccatatagattcaatatcagttttggtgtacggtataacaaaatgcttatttttgcgattttttggtcatttttttaccaaaaaaggacacttttggctcctgtaccttggttttagaaccagatgacctgaaatttagtataggagtgccctagacatatgtgcacatggattcaataacacttgaggtatacagtacaacaaaatgcttaattttgcgattatttggccattttatgaccaaaaaatacacttttggctcttgtgctctggttttaaaaccaaatgacctaaattttggtaaaagggtgcactagatatttattcaaatgacacatgtataatttttgtcatagactacgtcaaaatgatatatttggggattgttttgtcattttccaatagccagaggggtcaatgaccttaaggtcgttgacccccagctgcagattgcacctactggcatatatgtctatttaatctaattagataggtaaccaatcacttagcctgaatctatatcctaaagagggggggtggcagccaatcagcgagcccggtgttatctggaagagtccattcttacacggaggggttcattttttttaattcatcattggactggtgaagtctttcagtggatgtatttttggacaggtctattttgcaattttacagaatgtgtgctggaagagtctattctcgcacggaggggggatttttcaaaattcatattttggactttggtgacttctagtttgtcaaagtctttcagtagggttatttttggactggtctaatttgcaattttacatgggtgttctggaagagtccattcttgcatagagggggcttttttaaaaaatccattttttggacttcagtgattatgtcctattttagcggatgtatttttggactgctctactttacatggaagagtccattttttgcacacggaagggggattttttcaaattcagttttgaacgggtgatgattcaaaattcaatttttagtggaagtgtttttagactggtctattataccttttcatgcactgggaccttttttgctaaattcaattttggatttggtttcttattcaaaaggccaaggtttcagtgggagtatttctggactggtctattgtgaaaattcacatagggtgcactggagtccattcttgaacgggggaattttgtaagattcatttttgggttaaaccgtcattagtaaaagtgatttttcaaatgggtgattttgaaatagcctattgttgcatggggagggagatggctgaaatatgctgtatttgctctcaagcaaatgtcggcctttctagtattgattttttttttacaacagaaGTGTAGTGACATTGTGTTCCTCATcagtgtaatctccaagcagatcttgctgtggcaaatNNNNNNNNNNNNNNNNNNNNNNNNNNNNNNNNNNNNNNNNNNNNNNNNNNNNNNNNNNNNNNNNNNNNNNNNNNNNNNNNNNNNNNNNNNNNNNNNNNNNACCTCATTTATCGACGAACCTTCCGAgttattttgatgattttattcTGGACTTCACTGCACATAGATTGACATCATAatctactctacaagcagaggttggctATGAAGATTGTGACATTTCCatagaaagaaaacagaacatacaacctctgcttggagattacatcaGTGTGCTGTTGGTCAGTGATTATTCTCCAACCAGAGGTCATatgttctgttttctttctatGGTAATGTCACAATCTTCCTagccaacctctgcttgtagagtagatTATGATGTCAATCTATGTGCAGTGAAGTCCAgaataaaatcatcaaaataacTCGGAAGGTTCGTCGATAAATGAGGTTAAGACGTCCAGGTAAAAATTACGCCAAATAGTTATTGCTCAAGCaacaaatcatatccagttgcttgagtaataaTAATAGATTTTTGGCAATTAGAAAACTGATGTGCCTTTTGTTTactgagtgaatgaatgaatcaaggAAGCTCTCATATCTTTTAAaccttgaatgaatgaagacctttattgcacatttctaCCACGctaggctaagtacaggtcacaagaaAACGTTGAACAGATGAgtataaaaataaaactaactTTCATTGGATAAATTCAGCTTCTCGCTTTACAATTATAGTCGTGATAAAAGAACAGATTCGCGGCATTTGTATACGAGTTTCGACCATCGAACGCACCCCTGAAAGCTTCCAGACGGTGTTATTGAAGAATGAAAAGGCGGTACCCCACCCCGTAAATTCAGGGCCGCAATTTGTGGTGTTGCCAGTAGAGCATCCACCTGATAAGAGGCTGGGGAAGTGGTCATTTGCTTTACTCCAGTTTGTGCTCGACAAGCTATAACTTGTCTTATAGATTATTCATAAAGGCGTTCTACATTATGAACATGGGACGGCGTGTTCGACGACCGTGACCGTCCCTTTTCAAGTAATCTTGACACTTCAATATTGAATCTGGTTATGGCTTGGCGCATCAGCGCTCAAAGTCACGTCCAAGTACTCCGCCCTCTCCGTATCTACGAAGGTCAACTGTGTCGCTACCGATCGAACAAAGGGAGTGCGATTTAATCAGACTATCAGTTTAACTTATTGATCCGAGCCCAGGCACCTATCAAAGGTCCGGCAACACAATAGTTCGGTCTCGGTAGAGTGCTGTAATCACATTTTGCCGTGACAGTTGGTGATATCCAGATACTAGTACGTGCATATCACTCAGACGGAGATAGAATGATTAGCTTCGATGTTcgaaacgttaacgttaacgttacgtgtttCTACATATTCAGCCGTCACTTCTGATAGAATCAACCATATGAAACAACGACAGCTTTCTCCAGCCTTGATacagttttctttcttgtggcAGGGATGAAAAGAATAGTTAGAAATAAAGGACCTCAGGGGTTACAACATGCATGTTCTACACATGGCGGAAATGACACGTACGATCAACTGAAAGCAAATGATGACCGTTGCTTTGACAGACAGCTCGCGACCTTCAAGTTAATTCAACAATTCATCGAGATGTTTCCGGTCGTAaacattatgacatgttttttttgctACGTACGTTTGGTTACTTGAACCTTTCGTTGTAAATCACACACAACGATTGAGACTTAACGACTTTAAAAGCACAGCTTGGACATTGTGAAGTAGTCATTAATATACCAGATTGACAGTAATGATAATCAGTAATGCGGCAGCACGAATATCTGACTAGACGATTTGTGCTCACTATGTTAAATAATTCATGTCAAATATGTGCTGGATTAGGAAAACTGGGAGGTAAGTCCTTGGCGGTCCCATGAGTGAACAACGAAATGTCCACAAAAATCCAGTTAGGCTTTAATACCCATATTTCACTATATGGTTTGCACCATTCAGGTAACCGTACCACTGTTGTCAGATGTAACAAGATAGGGTAAAAATTCTACGGCAAGGCTCGAAAATACTTAATACTGAAATGTACGAAGGCCAACTCATGTGGAACAGCTATTGGGCTGTCTTGTGCGTATAGTAGGCGATTTCTTATTGTCTCTTGTCAAAACGTCTTGAATTATTTCTCCATCGCTACACCTGGCGCCACCTGTCAACATGACAAACAACATGGGAACCTCCCTCAATGGGAGCACGGCAGTGAAATACCAACTGCTTCTCTATTGTCACAAAATCGACATTATGACTCATGTATAGAATGACGTATTTTTCTCTTTGTCTCTTCTTTTGATCGTTTGCGTCGAACAATGTATCGAGTAATCATTCTTTCACGGCTATTTAAGGTCATATTCGAAATCAGAGAGAAACGTAGGCAGACTACATGATATGGGTAAAGTTGCTATGTAATAATTTTCTGTTCATACCACAAGAAAAGCATTTTCACATAACAATTTTGCATGGCGGCAATGACTGT
This genomic window contains:
- the LOC118415976 gene encoding zinc finger protein 423-like isoform X1; amino-acid sequence: MDTAVDIDGADGMDQGTTECQKAHRQASTSLNIPRLNMEVSDSQVLVQGQIDSAQTDALYSVEWLQKQMKERNHGETVVPNSRILRRLFSSAMAHRLRAQSPHKYRNALLLKDHLDILYTIFHGKAPQETANPFLLSLIEEYERMKLAEAKGSSNSCVSVTTATTATSMTASLSSTLSVQAPVDNFSSDKEDSCTVQTQQQDSKDSPSHAETQAENPRTVKNSGDVEGRADKQTEAIDGSTNFKTSAKKVTPKKGMIRMGNRCYSCFECYDVFKNSIELRMHFLLHHPSRLPYIDGEDDILEARQVIQATVERGEHIDFHSISLQFPSITEEEFLRTKNSCMSLKDKIQTTVQGLLPSTHSIKFVQNPMSVTTVDSAVSKSMLNGREELCDVNRETALDLSAKSKDDVNIGSVERKPCVPLHHYDMKSTHSLSKVESDKGPSQLIVKVKQEPNDLHEFGRDLHDKECSRAPPKLLQEKVKKETADKGVDPMPLSIYLRQANAANTDAEKKTELQKGPSGSLQILNTDVKMEIKRRFDDHNEGHPVKKTSSTRRKNTRPKRMRVDSDSWEDAGTGTGTEKAIEHMQPWADQAGTGFKKETLAASENSSSYFDNAFSEEVESLDKSVKGKTAALFKVKMCVDCNKTFRSHVDLKMHVLRNHPEKLPLLNWPAEDFPSTKPPDGFAEDSRPGLIYCTECDSTFKMFMDLKMHVMQVHPEKLPDFEWPNRDQMRKRGNPYRRSKRARQPGRKMKRGRSRSPKGRSQEREMTSSGSDRQEEEQFAQDGSLDLRIRKSVKKETSSEILDLSVRKVPTCITGVNSYSNPSADGSIPATGYKQFTEHVPGRKRGHRCSLCHETFALLVERKMHVLQCHPEKLSDFNMRDVPQSSTTTEHDLWTKEVPNGRGKNKYTRKCPMCTKEFRSLTMLKKHALAKHPGGLAEVCRDSTPVSYGSVLSFVPPSRVKSSNGASSGDFNEIVAANTRVHRARAMKRKCPACGACFKALSRLKQHVLLEHPSKLGEVCEPDEEPPFRLSSSTPKTVSCSECGAGFATPIELKSHFLKHHPSKFTDVLKPLASDLPVVKRFGDQFVVLKDSLLYRHMCEECGVGFATQEAKMTHVQVEHQTQGSSYSAALQVLVNTRATKFRGKMHLCPQCGTGFSTEIERKRHVLEHHPGQFAKFAEVVDPLNLQVTEPVSGEGDKTKFTQLSGYSKKSLWGIPCPANCETRCKTWLDLKKHVLMHHPSCFGEVCRYSQEDITRLVLEKTSTVKAEKGSGTEDINTEDGNIVKTLLTGHRLIQAALSQSSIHQGEVSNDKVVKQEHSAKNERVDHNTSSPNGVTQTNGKGDSMEKTNTRHVRRHWCPDCHMPFSNFLDLKFHVMMKHPAKLLTLNVPEKNVQQQPAGMEPVDSKESQNALPSTNSGETTPHSVLRKGGNKRPTEKTDLTHEELTLTEQVQAHGTTRRLLLPKPGKAWTKSQQMRLKQKSLSEEATKTKYSRKVRWQCPECKSLFDHFLGLKAHAVESHSFMLPLLDPETTKIRLDRKVSKDLVGETEIVQSTC